The DNA window GGCGTTGAATCCGTTGATGGGATCGGCGGTGTACTGGACGGTCCTCTTGTAGCCGTCGGCGTCGATCAGGGAGTACTCGCCGCGGACCACATCTCCATCGCGCTCCTCCACCTGTCCCTTGTTGTCACCGGTCAGCTTGTCATCGACTCCGTAGGAGAAGCGGTACTGGGGATGGGGGTCGTACTCCTCAGCGGCCTTGACCACGACCTTCTGGGCGACGGCCACGGGGGCGTGAGCGTAAGTGGCCACCGCTGGGGCAGCATGGTACACCTGTGGGGCGGCGATGGGAGCATAACCGGCGCTGGCCACGGCGACGAAGGCGAGGGCGAAGACGAACTAAATTCAAGAGCGTTAGATATCCAACCGGAATTTCGTATACAGTTGATCCCGGATTTCCATCGAGATGACTCACCTTGAAGGCCATGTTGCTAGGAGTGCTGATTGGTAGTTCTTTACAGAAGTGAACTGGATCTGCGAATGATACTTTTCTGTGTCCGATCGACAACTTTTATAGTAAATCAAGCTGCCAGCTCTGCTCTGCTTTGGCCCAATACGCCGACAGCACGCATTATTTTCGCGGTGACAGcgaaatatattaaatgctTCTCGGTTGCGATTGTTGTCGGGCAATAACTTGTACTTCCTGTTCGCGGCGCTAAGCTCTGTGGGTGTGCAAATGCTTTTGGCCACAGATTCTAAACCCGTCAGCACCGAAAGAGTGAAAGATCTTTGGGGAAAGGTTTGCTTAATACCGAAAGGGCTTGGCCGGCCGCAATGTATGGCTAATTACTTCGTTATATAACGCTGTATAAGATCGCTTTAAGAAGATATACTgattatgtatttttttcttACAGAGCAAATCGAATGTTTTTATTGGGTTTTTTTTCAAAGATTTCCTTATCTTTAGAGTTCACTGTGAAATCtgattaatattttttgaatactctataaatatataattataattaaacgAACGGATTTGTAATCCCTCGTAATTGTAATCTTAGTTAAGTTTAAAAAGGTACCACACATTCTTTTAAGAAGTTGAATGAACTTTACAATGAGCTGAATAAGAAAAAACTCTTGAAAATAAGATTAACATatataatcatataattgGTTATTACTACTGAAAACTAATGTTCCAAAAACTAAAAGCTGAGCTGGTAATCAATTGCAACATTATGTTGCAACATTATGCTATGGGTATGCGCTAGTATCCTAAGGAACATGGAATTTATGGATCTTAGAACAACATGGccgttaaaaatatattacacaatggattatttttgtatatagAAAAACGCTGCTTCATTCCAAATAAATGCCCTTTTGCGAAGTCTGTGCGAATCAAGGCCACCCAGCCGACATCCACGATCCCATCCTTTAATAATCTTGGATAATCGAAACGCTATTAGCAGATGCAATCCATTCCCAACTACCAATTTTAACGTGGGCACCTGGCAGAAGGCAAATCCCGCGCGAATCCGTCGAATCCTTTCTAAATAATTGGACTGCGTTTCGCATTCGCAAATCCCTTCTCCTCTCTTGGTTCTCTGCCGGCGTCTCTGTCGACTTTGCCGTTGACTTCGCAGAGCGGTGACTTCGCGCTAATTTGGAGCATGATATTCAGAAGGCCAAGCGTAAGCACCTCGCTTCACCTGAGCAGAAACTGCAAGCGGGAGCTATAAAATGGCTGGCCGGCCAGAAACCGTATCATTCAGCCCTCAGCACCGTTTCCGCAAAGAACTAACCCAGGACTCCAAAAACCTTTTAAAATGGCATTCAAGGTGAGTCCTCTGGTATCCTAACATAACCCGTTTCTCTAACAAATATATTCCACAGTTCGTCTTCGCCCTCGCCTTCGTCGCCGTGGCCAGCGCCGGTTATGCTCCCATCGCTGCCCCACAGGTGTACCATGCTGCCCCAGCGGTGGCCACTTACGCCCACGCCCCCGTGGCCGTCGCCCAGAAGGTCGTGGTCAAGGCCGCTGAGGAGTACGACCCCCATCCCCAGTACCGCTTCTCCTACGGAGTCGATGACAAGCTGACCGGTGACAACAAGGGACAGGTGGAGGAGCGCGATGGAGATGTGGTCCGCGGCGAGTACTCCCTGATCGACGCCGACGGCTACAAGAGGACCGTCCAGTACACCGCCGATCCCATCAACGGATTCAACGCCGTCGTGAACCGTGAGCCCCTGGTCAAGGCCGTCGCCGTTGCCCCAGTTGTGAAGACCGTCGCCGCTCCCGTTGCCCACTACGCCGCCCCTGCTGTCGCCCACTACGCTGCTCCCGCTGTGGTCAAGACCGTGGCTCCAGTTGCTCACTACGCTGCTCCCGCCGTGGTCAAGACTGTTGCCCCAGTGGCTCACTATGCTGCCCCCGCTGCGTATGCCACCTATGCTGCTCCTACCCACTACGCTGCTCCCACTCACTATGCCGCCCCCGCTGTTGCCTACCATCACTAAGAACTGACATTCCGCATTGACTAGCCCTTTTTTGTTATAGTTTTACGAACGACTActaaatataaacatatatttcacatttaaaaAGGTTATTTCACTGTATCCGTCCCAAAGGATATGTACTTCCTGGGGCTCAATTCGATTCGCGAGccaatacaatttaattacttttgctTCGTGAGGGCTAAATTAGAGTGGCTGTGTGGCCAATTAATTGAATTAGGCTGCGACATTGAAATTCCAAACTTTTAGTTTTAAagtcaaattgaattttttctttcaatCGTTCCTTTCCATTGAGATATCTATTTGCTATACCCGCTATGATTCGATTCGGGTCTGGACGTTGGCCAATCCTATCACCGaataataaatcataatcAGATCGGTGTGAAATATTCATGTGTGCTTATAAAAGCAATTTAcggatatataatataaacgattttttcgtttgccggatttcgatttgattttGCTAGACGGAACTTCAGTGATCGGCTTTCCCATTTCGCATTTTGCTTGTACCTATtaacaaaatttttttaaattaaaacaatggGATAGAGGGGACTACAAACTTAAGTCCATTCAGAAATGGTACACTTCCAAGAAATTCGTATAGAATCATACTTATTGcatagaaaattaaattcctcattaaaaaaaaatatccatGAAACTTGCTGTGATTGTTCAATCTTTTCATAATGTTCAAGCATACACAAACAGCTACTTTCATGAAGGAGTTTGCAATTTCGGCGTACTGCAGCACTTATCACGTAAACATCGGTTTTTTGACTGCTGAGATGCAGTGACCTTCATAAGTAGCACTAATATAGACGTCATAACCACGGCATTTCATAATAGAATCGAGCttattgattcctgatctTAGAGCAATGCTAAGTTCAAGTATTTTCCAGAAAATTGTTTACAATCGTCTCACCAAATCCTTAACATCTCTCAATATTGAGCTGCCTTTTAATTTCGTTGTTTAACTTCTTTCGGGTTGTGATCAAGTCCTTTACTGATAACAGGTTAACTGTGTTTAATATAATCAATTTCTCATGCAAGTATATAAAGGTGTCCgaacaaatatataaaagacAATACTATAGTTGATTGTCTCgattatcagatacccgttacttatCTGATAAATTGAAAtccataaattaaaataaattaataacatttatctGAAGCGTGGTCGTAGCCACTCCCAcatgttacatacttttcaacgaatcctGTATACCCTTGCAATTTACGAGTACAAGTAtacttattaaaattatttgcattGAATTGCTAAAATACAAGAAGCTTTTAGTAAACCTTCATCAAAATTAGTTAGTCACTTGTTAAAAATGTCGTTATTTTGCATGAAGGCATTAGATGTTTTTTCGGTTCCCTGCAGTGCAATCCGGGATAAAAGAAATCTTCTGACGTGACTCGTAGGGTTTTTGAGCGTTTCACTATATTGAATAAATAACCATGTAAAGTCTAAAGTCTATAACAATGTGATAGGAAACACGATTTAAAATtggaaaaagtttccttttaAAGCATTAACACAATTTGAAAAAAAGGATTGAAACTTGGGAAAATGTTGTGGGAATCTTGGATACAAATTGTGTACAATGTATGTATAGGTGTCATGTAGAAATATTGCCAGATAACATGCTGTAAACAGAAACACTAGCGCCTGTCTGATCCATGTGGTAATGTTAATTAAAGCTTATTATTCAAATGCCAAATACTTTAACAAACGTTGCTGGCCTAAAAAGTTGATAAAGGTTGGAGAAAAGTGGAAGTTTTCTCTTTTGGGGTTAGTCTATAACCGATTTAGAGGCTGCCCGGAAGAAACACTGTGGACCTAGTACAGCGGCATAGTTTTACTTTCGAACCGATGGGAATCACCAAAAtaccaaattaaatttaaagttaaaaagGTTTTCAGGTTTTTAGATAGCTAAAGTACCTAAAAGGATGAGCTTGCCACTCCCACTCTAACCCTGACAAAATACAAACTCCTCGAGAGCCGTGGCCTAGACATTTTTCTTGGTAGATAATATTTATCGAATCAACGAGGTCAGCCTATTTCTTTCGAGATAATGTATATTGTTAAGATGTCAGGGAGTTTATAGTACCCAACACCCTTTAAAAATATCGTAGAGACGATTTCTTTAAGGCCTTTGAGCTTTCGTCATATAGAGAAACTCAACTTTTCAAAACactaataatttaaattttattactAAGTAAGGGACTTAATCTGTAACTCGTAAAAGAGTTATCTCGAATGTTTCGTGCATATGGTGATCACTTCGCACTCCGTTCAGCCGGGAAATTAGGTTTTAGTAACGACTACTCAGTACACCTATCTTGGTGGCTCGTTGATTTCCTGGTACTGCAAATGGGACTTCCTGCAATTGGGACTTAAATTGGATAGGAAATACCAACCGAAAGATTGGTCATGTCGAAAACTATGTACAATATAGTA is part of the Drosophila sechellia strain sech25 chromosome 3R, ASM438219v1, whole genome shotgun sequence genome and encodes:
- the LOC6614151 gene encoding larval cuticle protein A2B codes for the protein MAFKFVFALAFVAVASAGYAPIAAPQVYHAAPAVATYAHAPVAVAQKVVVKAAEEYDPHPQYRFSYGVDDKLTGDNKGQVEERDGDVVRGEYSLIDADGYKRTVQYTADPINGFNAVVNREPLVKAVAVAPVVKTVAAPVAHYAAPAVAHYAAPAVVKTVAPVAHYAAPAVVKTVAPVAHYAAPAAYATYAAPTHYAAPTHYAAPAVAYHH